From a region of the Streptomyces sp. NBC_00193 genome:
- a CDS encoding penicillin-binding protein 2 gives MNKPLRRISIFCGLLVLALLVRTNWLQYVKAEELSTRKENRRVQIAQYATERGNIIVEGKPITGSAVTDGSDYKFKRTYMDGPLWAPVTGYASQAFGSTQLESLEDGILTGNDDRLFFDRTIGMFTGEKKQGGNVVTTLNAAAQKAAFDKLGSKKGAVAAIDPRTGAILALVSTPSYDPTSFAGNSKTDEKAWVELKDSEDKKLVNRALRETYPPGSTFKVVTAAAALENGVVKNIDDPTDTEDPYILPGTKTELINHAPGCGKASLNEAMRVSCNSVFANMGDKVGRDNMVKTAEKFGFNNDKIDTPVRAFASVYDKTMGKDGNALSSIGQFNTAATPLQMAMVTAAIANNGKLMKPYMVDQLQSPNVDVIEKHEPQEMSRPLSPENAKKIRDMMVNVVDKGTGSTARIKNTVVGGKTGTAQHGEGNKKRPYAWFISYAENPDGSSPVAVAVVIEDSNADREDISGAGLAAPVAKAVMEAVLKSNKG, from the coding sequence ATGAACAAGCCCCTGCGCCGCATCTCGATCTTCTGCGGGCTGCTCGTCCTGGCACTGCTCGTGCGGACCAACTGGCTCCAGTACGTCAAGGCCGAGGAGCTGAGCACCCGCAAGGAGAACCGCCGGGTCCAGATCGCCCAGTACGCCACCGAGCGCGGCAACATCATCGTCGAGGGCAAGCCGATCACCGGCTCCGCCGTCACCGACGGCAGCGACTACAAGTTCAAGCGGACCTACATGGACGGTCCGCTCTGGGCCCCCGTGACCGGGTACGCCTCCCAGGCCTTCGGCTCCACCCAGCTCGAATCCCTCGAGGACGGCATCCTCACCGGCAACGACGACCGGCTCTTCTTCGACCGCACCATCGGCATGTTCACCGGCGAGAAGAAGCAGGGCGGCAACGTCGTCACGACGCTCAACGCCGCCGCCCAGAAGGCCGCCTTCGACAAGCTCGGCAGCAAGAAGGGCGCCGTCGCGGCGATCGACCCGCGCACCGGCGCGATCCTCGCCCTGGTCAGCACCCCCTCGTACGACCCCACCTCCTTCGCCGGCAACTCCAAGACCGACGAGAAGGCCTGGGTCGAGCTCAAGGACAGCGAGGACAAGAAGCTGGTCAACCGCGCCCTGCGCGAGACCTACCCGCCCGGCTCCACCTTCAAGGTGGTCACCGCCGCCGCGGCCCTGGAGAACGGCGTCGTCAAGAACATCGACGACCCGACCGACACCGAGGACCCGTACATCCTCCCGGGCACCAAGACCGAGCTGATCAACCACGCCCCCGGATGCGGGAAGGCCAGCCTCAACGAGGCCATGCGCGTCTCCTGCAACTCCGTCTTCGCCAACATGGGCGACAAGGTGGGGCGGGACAACATGGTGAAGACCGCCGAGAAGTTCGGCTTCAACAACGACAAGATCGACACCCCGGTCCGCGCCTTCGCCAGCGTCTACGACAAGACCATGGGCAAGGACGGCAACGCCCTCAGCTCCATCGGCCAGTTCAACACGGCGGCCACCCCGCTGCAGATGGCCATGGTCACCGCCGCCATCGCCAACAACGGCAAGCTGATGAAGCCGTACATGGTCGACCAGCTCCAGTCGCCCAACGTCGACGTCATCGAGAAGCACGAGCCGCAGGAAATGAGCCGGCCGCTCTCCCCGGAGAACGCGAAGAAGATCCGGGACATGATGGTCAACGTGGTCGACAAGGGCACCGGCAGCACCGCCAGGATCAAGAACACCGTGGTCGGCGGCAAGACCGGAACCGCCCAGCACGGCGAGGGCAACAAGAAGCGCCCGTACGCCTGGTTCATCTCCTACGCCGAGAACCCGGACGGCAGCTCGCCGGTCGCCGTCGCCGTCGTCATCGAGGACAGCAACGCGGACCGCGAGGACATCAGCGGCGCCGGCCTCGCCGCCCCGGTCGCCAAGGCCGTCATGGAAGCCGTGCTCAAGAGCAACAAGGGGTGA